The window GCAGGGTCTGTTTTTATGGTTTTCCAGGGTTCCTGCTCGGTTAGGTAACGGTTACCCATGCGGGCAATATCCATTACGTTTTGCAATGCTGCCCTAAAGCGGTAGCTCTCCAGGTTTTTGCCCAAATCGTCGTAATAGCCGCCCAGTTCGCTGTTAAGGGCTTCGCTGCTTAGCTTAACCAGGCTATTATCGCTTTCTACCTTGCCATCGTAATACTTATGCATCAGTATCATTACCCGGTTAACGTAGTTACCCAGTATGGCTACTAATTCGTTATTTACGCGCGCCTGGTAATCTTTCCAGGTAAACTCGCTGTCGCTGGTTTCGGGTAGTATCGAGGTGAGCACATAGCGCAACTCATCCTGCTTACCGGGGAACTCTTCTAAATATTCGTGCAGCCAAACCGCGTGGTTGCGCGATGTAGATAGCTTATCACCCTCAAGGTTTAAAAACTCGTTGGCAGGTACGTTTTGCGGTAAAATGTAATCGCCATGGGCCTTTAATATAGCAGGGAAGATGATGCAATGGAACACAATGTTATCCTTGCCTATAAAGTGCATCAGGCAGGCGTTATCGGCCTCGTTGGGCTGTTGTTTCCAGTACTGCTGCCAATCTTTACCATTATCAATTGCCCACTGCTTGGTGGCCGATATATAGCCTATAGGGGCATCCATCCAAACGTATAGCTTTTTGCCTTTTGCCTCGGCCAAGGGTACATCAATACCCCAATCCAAATCGCGCGTCATCGATCGGGGCTGCAAGCCCGATTTTAACCACGACCGGCATTGGCCAAACACGTTTACCTTCCACTCGCCTTCCTTTTCGTCTATCCATTTTTCAAGCCATGGCTGGTATTTATCTAATGGCAAATACCAATGCTTGGTTGGTTTTAATATGGGCCTTTTATTGCTCAGGGTGGATATCGGGTCTATCAGGTCGGTAGGGTTTAACGATGTGCCGCAATTTTCGCACTGGTCGCCGTAGGCTTTATCGTAGCTGCATACCGGGCAGGTACCAGTTATGTACCTGTCGGCCAAAAACTGGTCAAATTCTTCGTCGTAATACTGCTCAGAGAATTTTTCGATAAACTCTCCCTTTTCGTACAAGTTCAGGAAAAATTCCTGCGACAGATCGTGATGAATAGCCGATGAAGTACGGTGATAAATATCAAATGATATCCCAAATTCGGCAAAGCTATCTTTTATCTGGTTGTGGTATTTATCAATTATTGCCTGTGGTGTTGTGCCTTCTTTTTTAGCCTTAATGGTGATGGCCGCGCCATGTTCGTCGGAACCGCAAATGTAAACTACATCCTTTTTCATCAGCCTTAGGTAGCGTACAAAAATATCTGCAGGCAAGTATGCCCCCGCTAAATGGCCAATGTGCAGCGGCCCGTTTGCATAAGGCAGCGCCGATGTAATGGTGTATCTTTTATATTTGTTAAGTTGCGACATTAAAACAGGTATGTTTATTAATTTGCAAAGATAATTTTTTTAAATCAGAAAGTGGGCGGACAACGCAAAGTACGTATGGCTTAGTGTGGGCCTGCTTTGATACATTTACATAAACATTCAGCTTAATGCCTACTAACCAATTTTGGGGCGCGCAACCACCTTCCCTTAAAAAAGGCGACAAAGTTGCCATAACCTGCCCCGCCAAAAAGCTGTCCATAC is drawn from Inquilinus sp. KBS0705 and contains these coding sequences:
- the metG gene encoding methionine--tRNA ligase, coding for MSQLNKYKRYTITSALPYANGPLHIGHLAGAYLPADIFVRYLRLMKKDVVYICGSDEHGAAITIKAKKEGTTPQAIIDKYHNQIKDSFAEFGISFDIYHRTSSAIHHDLSQEFFLNLYEKGEFIEKFSEQYYDEEFDQFLADRYITGTCPVCSYDKAYGDQCENCGTSLNPTDLIDPISTLSNKRPILKPTKHWYLPLDKYQPWLEKWIDEKEGEWKVNVFGQCRSWLKSGLQPRSMTRDLDWGIDVPLAEAKGKKLYVWMDAPIGYISATKQWAIDNGKDWQQYWKQQPNEADNACLMHFIGKDNIVFHCIIFPAILKAHGDYILPQNVPANEFLNLEGDKLSTSRNHAVWLHEYLEEFPGKQDELRYVLTSILPETSDSEFTWKDYQARVNNELVAILGNYVNRVMILMHKYYDGKVESDNSLVKLSSEALNSELGGYYDDLGKNLESYRFRAALQNVMDIARMGNRYLTEQEPWKTIKTDPAAAKTALHNNLVLIGHLATCLQPFLPGTAAKIFGMLNVDAVAFDQEMIFNNGHQLNAAALLFEKVEDEAIAIQVQKLADKKQASAVVVQPVVAPAKENISFDTFAAMDIRTGTILTAEKVAKTKKLLKLTIDTGIDQRTVVSGIAEQFEPENIIGKQVSILVNLEPREIKGIMSQGMILMAENAEGKLSFVAPADQMPNGAVTR